A genomic stretch from Corynebacterium terpenotabidum Y-11 includes:
- the cmrA gene encoding mycolate reductase (Catalyzes the final step in mycolic acid biosynthesis.): MFRRQNPALPAPGPDRFAVVTGASSGIGQAIAYELGRRGHNLLLVARTPGPMEKIRDTLAAEGRDVSVDIRSCDLADADARGVLIRELETLDINIIVNSAGVATFGEFRKLDPGYERTQFELNATALFELTAAVLPGMVASGDAGIVNVGSVAGNAAIPNNATYVGTKALVNTFTESLHYELKGTGVRCTLLAPGPVREELKEDAARTIVDRATPDFVWTTYPDCAVETLDALASNRLRVVPGGLSKVANLLSTYLPRRLTAPLMGKAYARMAED; encoded by the coding sequence GTGTTCCGACGCCAGAACCCTGCCCTGCCCGCTCCGGGCCCTGACCGGTTCGCCGTGGTGACCGGGGCGTCCTCCGGTATCGGACAGGCGATCGCCTACGAACTGGGACGCCGTGGTCACAACCTGCTGCTCGTCGCCCGCACGCCGGGGCCGATGGAGAAGATCCGGGACACCCTGGCCGCCGAGGGCCGGGACGTGTCCGTGGACATCCGTTCCTGCGACCTCGCCGACGCCGACGCCCGCGGCGTCCTCATCAGGGAGCTGGAGACGCTCGACATCAACATCATCGTCAACTCCGCCGGTGTGGCGACTTTCGGCGAATTCCGGAAGCTCGACCCCGGCTACGAGCGCACCCAGTTCGAGCTCAATGCCACCGCCCTCTTCGAGCTCACCGCTGCGGTCCTGCCCGGGATGGTGGCGAGCGGGGACGCCGGGATCGTCAATGTCGGCTCAGTCGCCGGTAATGCGGCGATCCCGAACAATGCGACCTACGTCGGCACGAAAGCGCTGGTCAACACCTTCACCGAGTCGTTGCACTACGAGCTGAAGGGCACCGGGGTGCGCTGCACCCTCCTGGCGCCGGGGCCGGTGCGCGAAGAGCTGAAGGAGGACGCCGCGCGCACCATCGTCGACCGCGCCACCCCGGACTTCGTGTGGACCACGTACCCGGACTGCGCCGTGGAGACGCTCGACGCGCTGGCGTCGAACCGGCTGCGGGTGGTTCCCGGTGGACTGTCGAAGGTCGCGAACCTGCTGTCGACGTATCTGCCCCGGCGGCTGACCGCTCCGCTGATGGGCAAGGCGTACGCTCGGATGGCCGAGGACTAG